A DNA window from Actinomadura luzonensis contains the following coding sequences:
- a CDS encoding trypsin-like serine peptidase: MSTPLLAAAPLLAGLMGPALIGAAAPGPRQADPTPPGAPAHQARHLSAARAPAPQPVVEHVAARTAGEQRRVLDYWTPERMAKALPINLLDLVTGGDGLLGGLTGRPGPAAPPGPRPAPQSAPQSTPQSAPQSAPQSAPQSGPRPAAASVQGAALAVPRPLLSKLPVSRAPVSKAPVSKAGAPRPQAAAAPRASTIGSRWAAGGAVARTTGRVFLTLNGADFVCSASTVKSANKDVVVTAGHCVKDGAGEWAENWTFVPGYGTRGDQPYGRYAARRMFVTGPWARKSDDDYDIGMVALATSAGRHAGDAVGGQDIAFNAPRGGQAYGFGYPADPPYRGDHLVYCAGRLRDDPYKQTRDQGLGCDMTAGSSGGPWLTGFDPVSGRGRITSLSSFKYTDDPRTMYGPYFGDAVRALFTTAQRA; this comes from the coding sequence ATGAGCACCCCCCTGCTTGCGGCGGCCCCGCTGCTGGCGGGGCTGATGGGGCCGGCCCTCATCGGCGCGGCCGCCCCCGGCCCGCGGCAGGCCGACCCCACCCCGCCCGGCGCGCCCGCCCACCAGGCCCGGCACCTGAGCGCGGCCCGCGCTCCCGCCCCCCAGCCGGTGGTCGAGCACGTCGCCGCGCGCACCGCGGGCGAGCAGCGCCGCGTGCTCGACTACTGGACGCCCGAGCGCATGGCCAAGGCCCTGCCGATCAACCTGCTCGACCTGGTGACCGGCGGCGACGGGCTGCTCGGCGGCCTCACCGGCCGCCCCGGGCCCGCCGCCCCGCCCGGCCCTCGACCCGCTCCCCAGTCCGCGCCCCAGTCCACTCCCCAGTCCGCGCCCCAGTCAGCCCCCCAATCAGCCCCCCAGTCCGGGCCCCGCCCGGCCGCAGCGTCGGTGCAGGGGGCGGCGCTCGCCGTGCCGCGCCCGCTGCTGTCCAAACTGCCCGTGTCCAGGGCGCCCGTGTCCAAGGCGCCCGTGTCCAAGGCGGGCGCCCCGCGCCCGCAGGCCGCCGCCGCCCCGCGGGCCAGCACGATCGGCTCCCGCTGGGCCGCCGGCGGCGCGGTGGCGCGCACCACCGGGCGGGTGTTCCTGACCCTGAACGGCGCCGACTTCGTCTGCTCGGCCAGCACCGTCAAGAGCGCCAACAAGGACGTCGTCGTCACCGCCGGCCACTGCGTCAAGGACGGCGCCGGCGAGTGGGCCGAGAACTGGACGTTCGTGCCGGGCTACGGCACCCGCGGCGACCAGCCGTACGGCCGCTACGCCGCCCGCCGCATGTTCGTCACCGGCCCGTGGGCGCGCAAGTCGGACGACGACTACGACATCGGCATGGTCGCCCTCGCGACGTCCGCGGGCCGGCACGCGGGCGACGCGGTCGGCGGCCAGGACATCGCCTTCAACGCGCCGCGCGGCGGGCAGGCGTACGGCTTCGGCTACCCGGCGGACCCGCCCTACCGCGGCGACCACCTGGTGTACTGCGCCGGGCGGCTGCGCGACGACCCGTACAAGCAGACCCGCGACCAGGGCCTCGGCTGCGACATGACGGCCGGCTCCAGCGGCGGCCCCTGGCTGACCGGCTTCGACCCGGTCTCCGGCCGGGGCCGGATCACCTCGCTGAGCAGCTTCAAGTACACCGACGACCCGCGCACCATGTACGGCCCGTACTTCGGCGACGCCGTCAGGGCCCTGTTCACCACCGCGCAGCGCGCCTGA
- a CDS encoding NAD(P)H-binding protein, producing MILVTGATGNAGGALVRTLAERDAPVRALVRRQGDLPAEQVIGDLNDPESVAGALDGVRGVFLLAGYARMDETLAAIARAGVERVVLLSASAAEAADLANPVSAYHVESERLVRESGLPWTILRPRTFMSNTLRWAEQLKAGDVVREAFPDVAVAAVDPLDIGAVAAEALTAKGHDGQVYGLTGPEPLRPADRLGILGAALGRELRFEGLSDEEARTRMIADGMPEPYVEAFMGFFARGELDESAVLPTVAQVTGRPPRTFQQWAAANASRF from the coding sequence ATGATCCTTGTCACGGGAGCCACGGGGAACGCGGGCGGCGCGCTGGTGCGGACGCTCGCCGAGCGGGACGCGCCGGTGCGCGCGCTGGTGCGGCGGCAGGGCGATCTGCCCGCCGAGCAGGTGATCGGCGACCTGAACGACCCTGAGTCGGTGGCGGGCGCGCTGGACGGCGTGCGGGGCGTGTTCCTGCTGGCCGGCTACGCCCGCATGGACGAGACGCTGGCCGCGATCGCGCGGGCCGGGGTGGAGCGCGTGGTGCTGCTGTCGGCGAGCGCGGCCGAGGCCGCCGACCTGGCCAACCCGGTCTCGGCCTACCACGTGGAGTCGGAGCGGCTGGTACGGGAGTCGGGCCTGCCCTGGACGATCCTGCGCCCGCGCACGTTCATGTCGAACACGCTGCGCTGGGCCGAGCAGCTCAAGGCCGGGGACGTCGTGCGCGAGGCGTTCCCCGACGTCGCCGTGGCGGCCGTGGACCCGCTCGACATCGGCGCGGTCGCCGCCGAGGCCCTCACCGCGAAGGGCCACGACGGCCAGGTCTACGGCCTGACCGGGCCGGAGCCGCTGCGTCCCGCCGACCGGCTGGGCATCCTGGGCGCGGCGCTCGGCCGTGAGCTGCGCTTCGAGGGGCTGAGCGACGAGGAGGCGCGGACGCGGATGATCGCCGACGGGATGCCGGAGCCGTACGTGGAGGCGTTCATGGGCTTCTTCGCCCGCGGCGAGCTGGACGAGTCGGCGGTGCTGCCCACGGTGGCCCAGGTGACCGGCCGCCCGCCGCGCACCTTCCAGCAGTGGGCGGCGGCCAACGCGAGCAGGTTCTAG
- the ispG gene encoding flavodoxin-dependent (E)-4-hydroxy-3-methylbut-2-enyl-diphosphate synthase, with protein MSSVALGIPTVRPKPLAERRHSRQIMVGNVPVGGDAPVSVQSMTTTVTADVNSTLQQIAELTASGCQIVRVAVPSQDDADALPLIAKKSQIPVIADIHFQPKYVFAAIEAGCAAVRVNPGNIKKFDDKVSEIAKAAADHGVPIRIGVNAGSLDPRLLQKYGKATPEALVESALWECSLFEEHGFRDIKISVKHNDPVVMINAYRLLAAKCDYPLHLGVTEAGPAFQGTIKSAVAFGALLAEGIGDTIRVSLSAPPVEEVKVGTQILESLGLRERGLEIVSCPSCGRAQVDVYTLAEQVQAGLEGLKVPLRVAVMGCVVNGPGEAREADLGVASGNGKGQIFVKGEVIKTVPESQIVETLIEEALRLAEEMGVEIDLDDDSPATSGPVVTVS; from the coding sequence ATGTCTTCCGTAGCTCTCGGCATCCCGACGGTGCGTCCCAAGCCGCTCGCCGAACGCCGTCACTCCCGCCAGATCATGGTCGGCAACGTGCCCGTGGGCGGCGACGCGCCCGTCTCGGTGCAGTCGATGACGACCACGGTGACCGCCGACGTCAACTCCACCCTGCAGCAGATCGCGGAGCTGACCGCGTCCGGCTGCCAGATCGTGCGCGTGGCCGTGCCGTCGCAGGACGACGCGGACGCGCTCCCCCTCATCGCCAAGAAGTCCCAGATCCCGGTGATCGCGGACATCCACTTCCAGCCGAAGTACGTCTTCGCCGCCATCGAGGCCGGCTGCGCCGCCGTCCGGGTCAACCCGGGCAACATCAAGAAGTTCGACGACAAGGTCAGCGAGATCGCCAAGGCCGCCGCCGACCACGGCGTGCCGATCCGCATCGGCGTCAACGCCGGCTCCCTCGACCCCCGCCTCCTGCAGAAGTACGGCAAGGCCACCCCCGAGGCGCTGGTGGAGTCGGCCCTGTGGGAGTGCTCGCTGTTCGAGGAGCACGGCTTCCGCGACATCAAGATCTCGGTCAAGCACAACGACCCCGTCGTCATGATCAACGCCTACCGCCTGCTGGCCGCCAAGTGCGACTACCCGCTGCACCTCGGCGTCACGGAGGCGGGCCCCGCCTTCCAGGGCACGATCAAGTCGGCCGTCGCGTTCGGCGCCCTGCTCGCCGAGGGCATCGGCGACACGATCCGGGTCTCCCTGTCCGCGCCGCCGGTCGAGGAGGTCAAGGTCGGCACCCAGATCCTGGAGTCGCTGGGCCTGCGGGAGCGCGGCCTGGAGATCGTCTCCTGCCCGTCCTGCGGCCGCGCCCAGGTCGACGTCTACACCCTGGCCGAGCAGGTCCAGGCCGGCCTGGAGGGCCTGAAGGTCCCGCTCCGGGTGGCCGTCATGGGCTGCGTCGTCAACGGCCCCGGCGAGGCCCGCGAGGCCGACCTCGGCGTCGCCTCCGGCAACGGCAAGGGCCAGATCTTCGTCAAGGGCGAGGTCATCAAGACCGTGCCGGAGTCGCAGATCGTGGAGACGCTGATCGAGGAGGCGCTGCGCCTGGCCGAGGAGATGGGCGTCGAGATCGACCTCGACGACGACTCCCCCGCCACCTCCGGCCCCGTCGTCACGGTGAGCTGA
- a CDS encoding alpha/beta hydrolase, which yields MKRVVGVVAGMAVLVALVASVDEPAAAGNTVTTVAAESAARSAPAVPAAPVVWGACPAVAGKAVDAALECATVRVPLDYRQPWGQSIKVAINRVRAKVSRDAGHLGTLLVNPGGPGASGRALTEYVAAGLPAAVSERYDVVGFDPRGVGASEPALHCVDPEVYYRAPRPDAVPHGPADERALLGRAADYAARCGNHWSWLLPHLTTENAARDLDVIRAALGEERISYLGFSYGTYLGAVYATLFPKRVKRLVMDSTVDPTAVWYRSNLAQDYSFERRHRQFLTWTAKHHDVYKLGRTLRQTQFAYYAMRDRLRARPAGGVVGPSELDDTFTIAGYSDRIWPQFAQAWSGYVRKGDTQPLMDLYDKHGKNDAADENGYAVYLGVQCRDARWPRDWARWRADMSRTHRQAPFLTWPNAWFNAPCMYWPVPGGTPVDVHGSKKLPPVLMLQSRDDAATPYQGALRMRRLFPTARMVVDQGGNHGVSLAGNQCVDRHLAAYLRDGTLPRRDAVCAALPQPRPATATTGAATAAATTGRTEQAERMTARRTAPLGAGDLLGLLGMLGLPKLG from the coding sequence GTGAAGCGGGTAGTTGGGGTCGTCGCCGGAATGGCGGTGCTGGTCGCGTTGGTCGCGAGCGTGGACGAGCCGGCCGCCGCCGGGAACACCGTCACCACGGTGGCCGCGGAGAGCGCGGCGCGGAGCGCGCCGGCGGTGCCGGCCGCGCCGGTGGTGTGGGGGGCCTGCCCCGCGGTGGCGGGCAAGGCGGTCGACGCCGCTCTCGAATGCGCCACCGTACGGGTGCCGCTCGACTACCGCCAGCCCTGGGGCCAGTCGATCAAGGTGGCGATCAACCGGGTCAGGGCCAAGGTGTCCAGGGACGCCGGCCACCTGGGCACGCTGCTGGTCAACCCGGGCGGCCCGGGGGCGTCCGGGCGGGCGCTGACCGAGTACGTGGCCGCCGGCCTGCCGGCCGCCGTCAGCGAGCGCTACGACGTCGTCGGCTTCGACCCGCGCGGCGTCGGCGCCAGCGAGCCGGCGCTGCACTGCGTCGACCCCGAGGTCTACTACCGGGCGCCGCGCCCCGACGCCGTGCCGCACGGCCCCGCCGACGAGCGGGCGCTGCTCGGCCGGGCCGCCGACTACGCCGCCCGCTGCGGCAACCACTGGTCCTGGCTGCTGCCGCACCTCACCACCGAGAACGCGGCCAGGGACCTCGACGTGATCCGCGCCGCCCTCGGCGAGGAGCGGATCAGCTACCTCGGCTTCTCCTACGGCACCTACCTCGGCGCGGTCTACGCCACGCTTTTCCCGAAGCGGGTCAAGCGGCTCGTCATGGACAGCACCGTCGACCCGACCGCCGTCTGGTACCGCTCCAACCTGGCCCAGGACTACTCCTTCGAACGCCGCCACCGGCAGTTCCTCACCTGGACCGCCAAGCACCACGACGTCTACAAGCTGGGCCGCACCCTGCGGCAGACCCAGTTCGCCTACTACGCGATGCGCGACCGGCTGCGCGCCAGGCCGGCGGGCGGCGTCGTCGGGCCGAGCGAGCTGGACGACACCTTCACCATCGCCGGCTACAGCGACCGCATCTGGCCGCAGTTCGCCCAGGCGTGGTCCGGCTACGTCCGGAAAGGCGACACGCAGCCGTTGATGGACCTCTACGACAAGCACGGCAAGAACGACGCCGCCGACGAGAACGGCTACGCCGTCTACCTTGGCGTGCAGTGCCGCGACGCCCGCTGGCCGCGCGACTGGGCCAGGTGGCGGGCCGACATGTCGCGCACGCACCGCCAGGCGCCGTTCCTCACCTGGCCGAACGCCTGGTTCAACGCGCCGTGCATGTACTGGCCGGTGCCGGGCGGCACGCCGGTGGACGTGCACGGGTCGAAGAAGCTGCCGCCGGTCCTGATGCTGCAGTCCCGCGACGACGCCGCGACGCCGTACCAGGGGGCGCTGCGGATGCGGCGGCTCTTCCCGACCGCGCGGATGGTCGTGGACCAGGGCGGCAACCACGGGGTGTCGCTGGCCGGCAACCAGTGCGTCGACCGGCACCTGGCCGCCTACCTGCGCGACGGCACGCTGCCGCGCCGCGACGCGGTGTGCGCCGCGCTGCCCCAGCCCCGCCCCGCCACCGCCACCACCGGCGCCGCCACAGCCGCGGCGACCACCGGCAGGACGGAGCAGGCCGAGCGGATGACCGCCCGGCGGACGGCGCCGCTCGGCGCGGGCGACCTGCTGGGGTTGCTCGGCATGCTGGGGCTGCCGAAGCTGGGCTGA
- the dxr gene encoding 1-deoxy-D-xylulose-5-phosphate reductoisomerase: MHAQTLRSVVLLGSTGSIGTQALDVVAGNPGDFRVVALAAGGGKVELLARQAAEFGVEAVAVADPAAVPALKEALAGHGVRPKVLAGPEGVAEAAAWRCDTVLNGITGALGLTSTLVALEAGRTLALANKESLIIGGPLVKRLAAPGQILPVDSEHSALQQCLWGAGPGAYDPASVRRLVVTASGGPFRGRRREEMAEVTPEMALAHPTWSMGPVITINSATLVNKGLEVIEAHLLFDVGFDRIEVVVHPQSIIHSMVEYVDGSTMAQASPPDMRLPIALALGHPRRVPGAARAVDWTEAHTWTFEPLDDKAFPSVALARHVGAEGGTAPAVYNAANEVCVEAFMRGGLPFLAIVDTVAQVVEEHQVTAAESVDEVLAADAWARARAAELTAGQSR; this comes from the coding sequence GTGCATGCGCAGACCCTCCGCTCCGTAGTCCTGCTCGGCTCCACCGGCTCGATCGGCACCCAGGCCCTCGACGTCGTCGCCGGCAACCCCGGCGACTTCCGGGTGGTCGCGCTGGCCGCCGGCGGGGGCAAGGTCGAGCTGCTGGCCCGGCAGGCGGCCGAGTTCGGCGTCGAGGCGGTGGCGGTGGCCGACCCCGCGGCGGTGCCCGCGCTGAAGGAGGCGCTGGCCGGGCACGGCGTCCGGCCCAAGGTGCTGGCCGGCCCCGAAGGCGTCGCCGAGGCGGCGGCCTGGCGCTGCGACACCGTGCTCAACGGCATCACCGGCGCGCTCGGGCTCACCTCCACGCTGGTCGCACTGGAGGCCGGCCGCACGCTCGCGCTCGCCAACAAGGAGTCCCTCATCATCGGCGGCCCGCTGGTCAAGCGGCTGGCCGCGCCCGGGCAGATCCTGCCCGTCGACTCCGAGCACTCGGCGCTGCAGCAGTGCCTGTGGGGCGCCGGTCCCGGGGCGTACGACCCGGCGAGTGTGCGGCGGCTCGTCGTCACCGCCAGCGGCGGGCCGTTCCGCGGGCGGCGGCGCGAGGAGATGGCCGAGGTCACCCCCGAGATGGCCCTCGCCCACCCCACCTGGTCCATGGGCCCGGTCATCACCATCAACTCCGCGACCCTGGTCAACAAGGGCCTGGAGGTGATCGAGGCGCACCTGCTGTTCGACGTGGGCTTCGACCGCATCGAGGTGGTCGTCCACCCCCAGTCGATCATCCACTCCATGGTCGAGTACGTCGACGGCTCCACCATGGCCCAGGCCAGCCCGCCCGACATGCGCCTGCCGATCGCGCTCGCCCTGGGCCACCCGCGCCGCGTCCCCGGCGCGGCCCGGGCCGTCGACTGGACCGAGGCCCACACCTGGACCTTCGAGCCGCTCGACGACAAGGCGTTCCCGTCGGTGGCGCTGGCCAGGCACGTCGGCGCCGAGGGCGGCACCGCGCCGGCCGTCTACAACGCCGCCAACGAGGTGTGCGTGGAGGCGTTCATGCGGGGCGGGCTGCCGTTCCTGGCGATCGTCGACACCGTGGCCCAGGTGGTCGAGGAGCACCAGGTCACCGCCGCCGAGTCCGTCGACGAGGTGCTGGCGGCCGACGCGTGGGCGCGGGCCCGTGCGGCCGAACTCACAGCCGGGCAGTCCCGCTAG
- a CDS encoding trypsin-like serine peptidase: MHRRLALFSVFSVFSTFALAVVPPPATAQARPRPAQHAAADSAAERRQVTRYWTVQRMEAAEPLDAPNPAKGAKLPAADTGTPSATPPTIQAARSGGAPWTGGGAVTRTTGRIFFTTQGRNASCSGSAVTSANKSVVLTAGHCVKLNGAFHTNWVFVPGYDKGSRPFGTWAATKLLTTPQWNASEDVNFDVAAAVVAPLDGKSLVDVVGGQGVAFNQQRRQQMYAFGYPAAAPYDGSKLVYCSGRTFDDYLVSDDLGLTCDQTGGASGGPWLAGFNESTGLGTLNSVNSFKYNFAPNWMFGPYFGNEAQSVYQSAQTTGAL, from the coding sequence ATGCACCGCAGGCTTGCCTTGTTCTCCGTCTTCTCCGTCTTCTCCACCTTCGCCCTCGCCGTGGTCCCGCCCCCCGCGACGGCCCAGGCGCGGCCCAGGCCCGCCCAGCACGCCGCCGCCGACTCGGCCGCCGAGCGCCGCCAGGTCACCCGCTATTGGACGGTGCAGCGCATGGAGGCCGCCGAGCCCCTGGACGCGCCCAACCCCGCCAAGGGCGCGAAGTTGCCGGCCGCCGACACGGGAACCCCCTCCGCCACGCCCCCGACGATCCAAGCCGCGCGGAGCGGCGGCGCCCCCTGGACCGGCGGCGGCGCGGTCACGCGGACCACCGGCCGGATCTTCTTCACCACGCAGGGCCGCAACGCCTCCTGCTCCGGCTCGGCGGTGACCAGCGCGAACAAGAGCGTGGTGCTCACCGCCGGCCACTGCGTCAAGCTGAACGGCGCCTTCCACACCAACTGGGTCTTCGTCCCCGGCTACGACAAGGGCAGCCGCCCGTTCGGCACCTGGGCCGCCACAAAGCTGCTGACCACCCCGCAGTGGAACGCGAGCGAGGACGTCAACTTCGACGTGGCCGCCGCCGTGGTCGCCCCGCTGGACGGCAAGAGCCTGGTGGACGTCGTCGGCGGCCAGGGCGTGGCCTTCAACCAGCAGCGACGCCAGCAGATGTACGCCTTCGGCTACCCGGCGGCGGCCCCGTACGACGGCTCGAAGCTCGTCTACTGCAGCGGCCGCACCTTCGACGACTACCTCGTCTCCGACGACCTCGGCCTGACCTGCGACCAGACCGGCGGCGCGAGCGGCGGCCCCTGGCTGGCCGGCTTCAACGAGTCGACCGGCCTCGGCACGCTCAATTCGGTGAACAGCTTCAAATACAACTTCGCCCCGAACTGGATGTTCGGCCCCTATTTCGGGAACGAGGCCCAGTCCGTCTACCAATCCGCGCAGACCACCGGCGCACTCTGA
- a CDS encoding GNAT family N-acetyltransferase — protein MLRTSASRVLDDSDRDEVLALLDTDPVANVFVSSRVRAVGLNPARLGGQMWGFGPRGALVSLCYAGANMVPVNAGPEAVHAFADRARKQGRRCSSIVGPVDAVSLLWERLEPHWGRARAIRWAQPVMAISRKPSAPADPRVRRVRPEEFEVLLPACVAMFTEEVGVSPNLGDGGALYRTRVAELIRIGRSYARIEDGRVVFKAEVGAVTPQACQIQGVWVDPELRGRGYAVAGMAAVVEAARECFAPVVSLYVNDYNRSARAVYKKVGFAEVDTFMSVLF, from the coding sequence ATGCTGCGTACATCGGCGTCGCGCGTGCTGGACGACAGCGACCGGGACGAAGTCCTCGCCCTGCTGGACACCGATCCGGTCGCCAACGTCTTCGTCTCCTCCAGGGTGCGGGCCGTCGGACTCAATCCGGCCAGGCTCGGCGGGCAGATGTGGGGGTTCGGGCCGCGCGGTGCCCTCGTGTCACTCTGCTACGCCGGAGCCAACATGGTGCCGGTCAACGCCGGGCCCGAGGCGGTCCACGCGTTCGCCGACCGCGCCCGCAAGCAGGGGCGGCGCTGCTCGTCCATCGTCGGCCCGGTGGACGCGGTCTCCCTGCTGTGGGAGCGGCTCGAGCCGCACTGGGGGCGGGCGCGGGCCATCCGCTGGGCGCAGCCCGTCATGGCGATCTCGCGCAAGCCGTCCGCGCCGGCCGACCCGCGGGTGCGCCGGGTGCGGCCGGAGGAGTTCGAGGTCCTGCTGCCGGCGTGCGTGGCCATGTTCACCGAGGAAGTGGGCGTCTCGCCCAACCTGGGCGACGGCGGCGCGCTCTACCGCACCCGGGTCGCCGAGCTGATCAGGATCGGCCGCTCCTACGCGCGCATCGAGGACGGCCGGGTCGTCTTCAAGGCGGAGGTCGGGGCGGTCACGCCGCAGGCCTGCCAGATCCAGGGCGTGTGGGTCGACCCCGAGCTGCGCGGGCGCGGCTACGCGGTGGCCGGCATGGCGGCGGTCGTGGAGGCGGCGCGCGAGTGCTTCGCCCCCGTGGTCAGCCTGTACGTCAACGACTACAACCGCTCGGCCCGCGCGGTGTACAAGAAGGTGGGCTTCGCGGAGGTCGACACCTTCATGTCCGTGTTGTTCTAG
- a CDS encoding DUF3037 domain-containing protein, which produces MTRDVYEYAVIRVVPKVERGEQINAGVLLYCQPRGYLCARVELDPARLRALDPAADVDAVRRALSAYELACGERPGPLADEPLGGRFRWLTAPRSTIVQAGPVHAGLTADPDTELARLFDKLVRL; this is translated from the coding sequence GTGACCAGGGACGTCTACGAGTACGCGGTGATCCGCGTGGTCCCCAAGGTCGAGCGGGGCGAGCAGATCAACGCGGGCGTGCTGCTCTACTGTCAGCCGCGCGGCTACCTGTGCGCCCGGGTCGAGCTGGACCCGGCCCGGCTGCGGGCGCTCGACCCGGCGGCCGACGTCGACGCGGTGCGCCGGGCGCTGTCGGCGTACGAGCTGGCCTGCGGCGAGCGGCCGGGCCCGCTGGCGGACGAGCCGCTGGGCGGCCGGTTCCGCTGGCTGACCGCCCCCCGCAGCACGATCGTGCAGGCCGGCCCCGTGCACGCGGGCCTCACCGCCGACCCCGACACCGAGCTGGCCCGCCTGTTCGACAAGCTGGTCCGCCTCTAG
- a CDS encoding helix-turn-helix domain-containing protein — protein sequence MVDEQGWLEVGARVAEARKARGYSQDHLASELGVDRTAITKIEAGRRQVNSLELVRLSEVLERPLQWFVSLPPHAVISRRAAVAGRRSDQRSDLAVEDIARDVAVLADVRVLTPHSARGSLSAIRPRDGADRRAEEAASEARSLLGADPAQPLHDLADLVERVGLFPYSLPLGEEAADGAYVEVDGIGVALVNGEIDPGRRRSTLAHELGHHLFGDAYSVDWGTDTDAIEAAIDAFAIDLLLPRAGITPRWHELRERHEARPSAITISAEYRVSWTAALRQLRKFELVSTDEYKALDSRSPTRADYLECNLRVTEELRPPYVPTGVSAAAIRAYRTHRLSAERVVEILRDEIEIDDLPIRDEIPLEALRGELH from the coding sequence ATGGTGGATGAGCAGGGCTGGCTCGAAGTCGGCGCCCGCGTCGCGGAGGCGCGTAAAGCCCGCGGCTACAGCCAGGACCACCTGGCCAGCGAGCTGGGCGTCGACCGCACCGCCATCACCAAGATCGAGGCCGGTCGCAGGCAGGTCAATTCGCTGGAGCTCGTCCGCCTGTCAGAAGTCCTCGAACGACCTCTTCAATGGTTCGTCTCCCTTCCCCCGCACGCCGTCATCAGCCGCCGCGCTGCCGTGGCGGGGCGGCGGAGCGACCAGAGGAGCGACCTGGCCGTCGAGGACATCGCCCGCGACGTGGCGGTCCTCGCCGACGTCCGGGTGCTGACACCGCACTCCGCCAGAGGTTCCCTGAGCGCGATCAGGCCGCGGGACGGCGCGGACCGGCGGGCTGAGGAGGCAGCGTCCGAAGCCCGATCGCTCCTCGGCGCCGACCCCGCCCAGCCTCTCCACGACCTGGCCGACCTGGTCGAACGAGTGGGGTTGTTCCCATACTCGCTGCCGCTTGGCGAAGAAGCGGCCGACGGCGCCTACGTGGAGGTGGACGGCATAGGAGTGGCACTGGTCAACGGAGAGATCGATCCCGGTCGCAGACGCTCCACCCTCGCCCACGAGCTGGGGCATCACCTCTTCGGCGACGCCTACTCGGTGGACTGGGGGACGGACACCGACGCCATAGAGGCCGCGATCGACGCCTTCGCCATCGACCTCCTGCTCCCGCGCGCCGGCATCACCCCACGATGGCACGAGCTCCGGGAGCGTCACGAGGCCCGCCCGTCCGCCATCACCATAAGCGCCGAGTACCGCGTGAGCTGGACCGCCGCGCTGCGCCAGCTACGGAAGTTCGAGCTGGTCTCGACAGACGAGTACAAAGCTCTCGATTCGCGCTCCCCTACGCGCGCGGACTATCTCGAGTGCAATCTGCGGGTGACCGAGGAGCTCCGGCCGCCCTATGTCCCGACAGGGGTGTCGGCCGCCGCCATCCGGGCGTACCGGACCCACCGGCTCTCGGCCGAGCGAGTGGTGGAGATCCTGCGCGACGAGATCGAGATCGATGACCTTCCCATCCGGGACGAGATACCGCTGGAAGCGTTGCGAGGCGAGCTTCATTGA
- a CDS encoding aminoglycoside phosphotransferase family protein has product MTSRDDGRAGIDAGLVKRLIAAQFPQWSGLPVTPVEVDGWDNRTYRLGAGMTVRLPTAAGYVPAVEKEHEWLPRLAAGLPVQVPEIVAKGEPGEGYPFPWSVRGWIEGETALRGRIDDEVVFAVDVAEFVRALQRCDATGGPLAGEHSFYRGASPAHYDEETRRCLAELGGQVDTGRARAVWEDALAAEWRGAPVWFHGDVAPGNLLVADGKLTAVIDFGTSGVGDPACDLVIAWTMFAGGSRKGFREAAGQDDGAWARAKGWALWKALLVLTRALASGDRAEAADARRVVGEVLAG; this is encoded by the coding sequence ATGACGAGTCGGGACGACGGCCGGGCCGGGATCGACGCCGGGCTGGTGAAGCGGCTGATCGCGGCGCAGTTCCCGCAGTGGAGCGGGCTGCCGGTGACGCCGGTCGAGGTGGACGGGTGGGACAACCGGACGTACCGGCTGGGCGCGGGGATGACCGTGCGGCTGCCCACCGCGGCCGGGTACGTGCCGGCGGTGGAGAAGGAGCACGAGTGGCTGCCGCGGCTGGCGGCGGGGCTGCCGGTCCAGGTGCCGGAGATCGTGGCCAAGGGGGAGCCGGGTGAGGGGTATCCGTTCCCGTGGTCGGTGCGGGGCTGGATCGAGGGCGAGACGGCGCTCCGGGGGCGCATCGACGACGAGGTGGTGTTCGCGGTGGACGTGGCGGAGTTCGTCCGGGCGTTGCAGCGCTGCGACGCCACCGGCGGGCCGCTGGCCGGGGAGCACAGTTTCTACCGCGGCGCCTCGCCCGCCCACTACGACGAGGAGACCCGGCGCTGCCTGGCCGAGCTCGGCGGGCAGGTGGACACCGGCCGGGCGCGGGCCGTGTGGGAGGACGCGCTGGCGGCCGAGTGGCGCGGCGCGCCGGTGTGGTTCCACGGGGACGTCGCGCCCGGCAACCTGCTGGTCGCGGACGGGAAGCTGACGGCGGTCATCGACTTCGGCACGTCGGGGGTCGGCGACCCGGCGTGCGACCTGGTGATCGCCTGGACGATGTTCGCGGGCGGGAGCCGCAAGGGGTTCCGGGAGGCGGCCGGGCAGGACGACGGCGCCTGGGCGCGGGCCAAGGGGTGGGCGTTGTGGAAGGCGCTGCTCGTGCTGACCCGCGCTCTCGCGTCGGGCGACCGGGCGGAGGCGGCCGACGCGCGCCGGGTGGTCGGCGAGGTGCTGGCCGGGTGA